A single genomic interval of Antechinus flavipes isolate AdamAnt ecotype Samford, QLD, Australia chromosome 1, AdamAnt_v2, whole genome shotgun sequence harbors:
- the LOC127545758 gene encoding zinc finger protein 883-like, with product MAPVLLPSRDHQELVTFKDVAVEFTPEEWGHLHSSQKALYRDVMLENYRNLVCLGLAISKPGVIYQLEQGKVPWMPEDDIPRTPYLNWDTTPETMESTPEMDISMEESFQEKFTRSSLFFSKFGKAWEYNAILEKGSEEKQSRKIKNTPRKSPKQGTGHAYNKYNRGFYIGPILFPQHRASVEKTLHQYDVHKKNCRFYSHLNKCNADCSNKVFSKLNECEKFFNYNSDLNVNHITHPGIKPFGGNECNKAFPNNMNLTQHQRISTTKKPNECNECGKVFSQKTGLTRHQRIHTGEKPYECNECGKAFSRKTGLTEHQKIHNGEKPYKCNECGKAFRQRIRLIEHQRIHTGEKPYKCKSCGKAFRWSSELTRHQRVHTGVKPYKCNECGKTFCRRTGLTQHQRIHTGEKPYTCKECGSAFRQRIRLIEHQRIHTGEKPYECKECGKAFPRSIELTQHQKIHTGEKPYECTLCGKAFRWITELNEHERVHTGEKPFQCKECGKTFRQRRSLIQHHRIHTGEKPYNCNECGKAFRWSTDLTEHQRIHTGEKPYTCKECGKAFRQRAPLAQHQRIHTGEKPYNCNECGQAFRWSSGLTEHQRIHTGEKPFKCNECGKAFHRGTHLIQHQKIHTGEKSYQCKECGKAFCHRTPLAKHQKIHTGEKP from the exons gaaCTGGTGACATtcaaggatgtggctgtggaATTCACCCCAGAGGAGTGGGGGCACCTGCACTCTTCTCAGAAAGCATTGTACAGGGATGTAATGCTGGAGAATTACAGGAACCTGGTCTGCTTGG GACTGGCAATCTCCAAACCAGGTGTGATTTACCAGTTGGAACAAGGGAAAGTACCTTGGATGCCAGAGGATGATATTCCAAGAACCCCCTATCTAA attGGGATACTACACCTGAAACCATGGAGTCAACTCCAGAGATGGACATCTCTATGGAAGAGTCATTCCAAGAAAAATTCACAAGGAGTAGTCTCTTTTTTTCCAAGTTTGGAAAAGCCTGGGAATATAATGCCATCTTAGAAAAGGGAAGTGAGGAGAAAcagtcaagaaaaattaaaaacaccccAAGGAAAAGTCCTAAACAAGGGACAGGAcatgcatataataaatataatagaggCTTCTACATAGGACCAATCCTTTTCCCTCAACATAGAGCATCTGTTGAAAAGACCCTCCATCAGTATGATGTTCACAAAAAGAACTGCAGATTCTATTCACACTTGAATAAATGTAATGCTGACTGCTCAAATAAGGTGTTTTCTAAGTTGAATGAATGTGAGAAATTCTTTAATTATAATTCAGACCTTAATGTCAATCATATAACACATCCTGGAATAAAACCATTTGGAGGTAATGAATGTAATAAGGCCTTCCCTAATAACATGAACCTTACTCAACATCAAAGAATTTCTACTACAAAGAAGCctaatgaatgtaatgaatgtggaaaggtcTTCAGTCAAAAGACAGGACTTACtcgacatcagagaattcacactggagagaaaccatatgaatgtaatgaatgtggaaaggcctttagcCGGAAGACGGGACTTACTGAACATCAAAAAATTCAtaatggagagaaaccttataaatgtaatgaatgtggaaaggccttcCGGCAGAGGATACGCCTtattgaacatcagagaatccatacaggagagaaaccttataaatgtaagtCATGTGGAAAGGCTTTCCGGTGGAGTTCAGAACTTACTCGTCATCAGAGAGTTCATACAGGAGTGAAACCTTATAAatgcaatgaatgtgggaagACTTTCTGCCGGAGGACGGGACTCactcaacatcagagaattcacacggGAGAGAAACCTTATACATGTAAAGAATGTGGGAGTGCCTTCCGCCAAAGAATACGTCTTATTGAacaccagagaattcacactggagagaaaccttatgaatgtaaggaatgtgggaaggcctttcCCCGGAGCATAGAACTGACtcaacatcagaaaattcatactggagagaaaccttatgaatgtactCTATGTGGGAAGGCCTTCCGGTGGATAACAGAACTTAATGAACATGAGAGggttcacactggagagaaaccttttcaGTGTAAAGAATGTGGGAAGACCTTCCGCCAAAGAAGAAGTCTTATTCAGCACCacagaattcacactggagagaaaccttataattgtaatgaatgtgggaaggcctttcGGTGGAGCACAGACCTTACTGAGCACCAgaggattcatactggagagaaaccttatacatgtaaagaatgtgggaaagcctttcgTCAGAGAGCACCACTTgctcaacatcagagaattcacactggagagaaaccatataaCTGTAATGAATGTGGCCAGGCTTTCCGCTGGAGCTCAGGActtactgaacatcagagaattcatactggagagaaaccatttaaatgtaatgaatgcGGGAAAGCCTTTCACCGAGGCACACATCTCATTCAACATCAgaaaattcacactggagagaaatcttATCAATGTAAAGAATGTGGGAAGGCTTTCTGCCATAGAACACCTCTTGCcaaacatcagaaaattcatactggagagaaaccttaa